A part of Acipenser ruthenus chromosome 12, fAciRut3.2 maternal haplotype, whole genome shotgun sequence genomic DNA contains:
- the LOC131739974 gene encoding keratin-associated protein 10-7-like: MARLLQKKKGLVCHTPSDTAGCCFKPRCCFKPSCCFKPRCCFKPSCCFKPRCCFKPRCCFKPGCCFKPGCCFKPSCCFKPSCCFKPGCCFKPGCCFKPSCCFKPGCCFKLSCCFKPGCCFKPSCCFKPSCCFKPGCCFKLSCCFKPGCCFKPSCCFKPSCCFKPGCCFKPGCCFKPSCCFKPGWCFKPGCCFKPRCCFKPRCCFKPSCCFKPGWCFKPGCCFKPSCCFKQSCCFKPRCCFKPSCCFKPSCCFKPGCCFKPGCCFKPSCCFKPGWCFKPGCCFKPSCCFKPGCCFKPGCCFKPSCCFKPGCCFKPRCCFKPSCCFKPGCCFKPRCCFKPRCCFKPGCCFKPGCCFKPRCCFKPRCCFKPSCCFKPGCCFKPRCCFKPSCCFKPRCCFKPSCCFKPGCCFKPRCCFKPSCCFKPGCCFKPSCCFKPGCCFKPRCCFKSSCCFKPRCCFKPSCCFKPGCCFKLRFWDVLLMDWFL; encoded by the exons ATGGCAAGGCTCCTTCAGAAGAAAAAGGGTTTGGTATGTCACACCCCTTCAGACACAGCTGG GTGCTGCTTCAAACCCAGGTGCTgcttcaaaccgagctgctgctTCAAACCCAGGTGCTgcttcaaaccgagctgctgctTCAAACCCAGGTGCTGCTTCAAACCCAGGTGCTGCTTCAAACCCGGGTGCTGCTTCAAACCCGGGTGCTgcttcaaaccgagctgctgcttcaaaccgagctgctgctTCAAACCCGGGTGCTGCTTCAAACCCGGGTGCTgcttcaaaccgagctgctgctTCAAACCCGGGTGCTGCTTCAAACTGAGCTGCTGCTTCAAACCCGGGTGCTgcttcaaaccgagctgctgcttcaaaccgagctgctgctTCAAACCCGGGTGCTGCTTCAAACTGAGCTGCTGCTTCAAACCCGGGTGCTgcttcaaaccgagctgctgcttcaaaccgagctgctgctTCAAACCCGGGTGCTGCTTCAAACCCGGGTGCTgcttcaaaccgagctgctgctTCAAACCCGGGTGGTGCTTCAAACCCGGGTGCTGCTTCAAACCCAGGTGCTGCTTCAAACCCAGGTGCTgcttcaaaccgagctgctgctTCAAACCCGGGTGGTGCTTCAAACCCGGGTGCTgcttcaaaccgagctgctgctTCAAACAGAGCTGCTGCTTCAAACCCAGGTGCTgcttcaaaccgagctgctgcttcaaaccgagctgctgctTCAAACCCGGGTGCTGCTTCAAACCCGGGTGCTgcttcaaaccgagctgctgctTCAAACCCGGGTGGTGCTTCAAACCCGGGTGCTgcttcaaaccgagctgctgctTCAAACCCGGGTGCTGCTTCAAACCCGGGTGCTgcttcaaaccgagctgctgctTCAAACCCGGGTGCTGCTTCAAACCCAGGTGCTgcttcaaaccgagctgctgctTCAAACCCGGGTGCTGCTTCAAACCCAGGTGCTGCTTCAAACCCAGGTGCTGCTTCAAACCCGGGTGCTGCTTCAAACCCGGGTGCTGCTTCAAACCCAGGTGCTGCTTCAAACCCAGGTGCTgcttcaaaccgagctgctgctTCAAACCCGGGTGCTGCTTCAAACCCAGGTGCTgcttcaaaccgagctgctgctTCAAACCCAGGTGCTgcttcaaaccgagctgctgctTCAAACCCGGGTGCTGCTTCAAACCCAGGTGCTgcttcaaaccgagctgctgctTCAAACCCGGGTGCTGCTTCAAACCAAGCTGCTGCTTCAAACCCGGGTGCTGCTTCAAGCCCAGGTGCTGCTTCAAATCGAGCTGCTGCTTCAAACCCAGGTGCTGCTTCAAACCAAGCTGCTGCTTCAAACCCGGGTGCTGCTTCAAACTGCGCTTTTGGGATGTCTTATTAATGGATTGGTTTCTTTGA
- the LOC131740124 gene encoding transmembrane emp24 domain-containing protein 5-like, with the protein MVVRELCVFVLVAVAHWASLSAAAAAFSQSMDSDFTFTLPAGRKECFFQTMKKDASLEIEYQVLDGAGLDVDFYLSSPSGNVLARDHRKSDGVHTVETEDGDYMFCFDNSFSSISEKIIFFELILDNMDGGGEEDPEDWREYVHGTDLLDMKLEDILDAMNSVKARLGKSVQIQTLLRAFEARDRNLQESNSQRVNLWSITNLLVMVLVSGVQVYLLRSLFEDKRKSRT; encoded by the exons ATGGTtgtcagggagctgtgtgtgttcGTGTTGGTCGCTGTGGCGCACTGGGCGAGTCTctccgccgccgccgccgccttcTCGCAGTCGATGGACAGCGACTTCACATTCACCCTCCCGGCGGGCCGCAAGGAGTGCTTCTTTCAGACTATGAAGAAGGACGCCTCGCTGGAGATAGAGTACCAG GTGCTAGACGGGGCAGGTCTGGATGTGGATTTCTATCTCTCCTCTCCGTCGGGGAATGTGCTGGCCAGGGATCACAGGAAGTCAGACGGGGTCCACAC ggtggAGACGGAGGACGGGGATTACATGTTCTGTTTCGACAACTCCTTCAGCTCTATCTCGGAGAAGATCATTTTCTTCGAGCTGATCCTGGACAACATGGATGGCGGGGGAGAGGAGGACCCCGAGGACTGGAGGGAGTACGTGCACGGCACTGACCTGCTGGACATGAAGCTGGAGGACATCCTG gaTGCGATGAACAGTGTGAAGGCTCGGCTGGGTAAGAGCGTGCAGATCCAGACGCTGCTGCGTGCCTTCGAGGCGCGGGACCGCAACCTGCAGGAGAGCAACTCCCAGCGCGTCAACCTGTGGAGCATCACCAATCTGCTGGTCATGGTGCTGGTGTCAGGGGTGCAGGTCTACCTGCTGCGGAGCCTGTTCGAGGACAAGAGGAAGAGCCGCACGTAG